From the Diospyros lotus cultivar Yz01 chromosome 13, ASM1463336v1, whole genome shotgun sequence genome, one window contains:
- the LOC127788879 gene encoding sigma factor binding protein 1, chloroplastic-like translates to MDKAPLSFTDKKPSKTKKTPNPLKVVYISNPIRIRTTASHFKALVQELTGQDAAAVPDPAKSAAAHDMVIPAGVKVVTDDDPDHEYEDLEVPIMDPDAAADAPEKSDLCFQPYDDVFMPPLMDNFPEFLPANLLYEPPHADDVRIWNKWS, encoded by the exons ATGGATAAGGCGCCACTGAGCTTCACCGACAAGAAGCCTTCCAAAACCAAGAAAACACCTAACCCCCTCAAAGTCGTCTACATCTCCAACCCCATCAGAATCCGCACCACTGCCTCCCACTTCAAAGCTCTCGTCCAAGAACTCACCGGCCAAGACGCCGCCGCCGTGCCCGACCCAGCCAAGTCCGCCGCCGCCCACGATATGGTCATTCCTGCCGGAGTCAAGGTTGTAACCGATGACGATCCTGACCATGAATATGAAGACCTTGAAGTCCCGATAATGGATCCGGATGCAGCTGCTGATGCGCCGGAGAAATCTGATCTCTGCTTCCAGCCATATGACGACGTTTTCATGCCTCCGTTGATGGACAACTTCCCCGAGTTTTTGCCGGCGAACCTGCTGTATGAGCCTCCTCATGCCGATGACGTAAGAATTTG GAATAAGTGGTCATGA